From the Actinomycetota bacterium genome, one window contains:
- the rpsD gene encoding 30S ribosomal protein S4, with product MARHINAVCKLCRREGEKLFIKGSKCNTEKCPAEKKPYPPGERGRGRARTRETDYLIQLREKQKVKRIYGVLEKQFKNYFKRALKMKGITGKNLLVFLETRLDNIVYLLGFAESRPQARQLVNHGHILVNGKKMKVPSYQVGAGQEVEIVKKAKKIPTIAQSIAQSSETEIPRWLQVDHKELKGKVISLPEREDIDQSIKEQIIVELYSR from the coding sequence ATGGCTAGACATATTAATGCAGTTTGTAAACTATGTAGAAGAGAAGGCGAAAAGTTATTTATAAAAGGGTCTAAATGTAATACAGAGAAATGTCCTGCTGAGAAAAAACCTTATCCACCAGGAGAGAGAGGAAGAGGAAGAGCAAGAACAAGGGAGACTGACTATCTAATTCAATTAAGAGAAAAGCAGAAGGTAAAGAGGATATATGGGGTTTTAGAGAAGCAGTTTAAGAACTATTTTAAAAGAGCCTTAAAAATGAAGGGTATAACAGGTAAAAATCTATTAGTTTTTTTAGAAACTCGTTTGGATAATATAGTCTATTTATTAGGATTTGCTGAATCTCGACCTCAGGCCCGACAGCTTGTAAATCATGGACATATTTTAGTTAATGGAAAAAAGATGAAGGTACCTTCATACCAGGTAGGAGCAGGACAAGAAGTAGAGATTGTTAAAAAAGCCAAGAAAATACCGACAATAGCTCAATCAATAGCTCAATCATCTGAAACAGAGATTCCAAGATGGCTTCAGGTTGATCATAAAGAACTTAAAGGTAAGGTTATTTCTCTGCCTGAAAGGGAGGACATAGACCAAA
- the rpsK gene encoding 30S ribosomal protein S11, which yields MVTKRGKKGKVRRKVKKNIPHGAVHIQSTFNNTIITFTDLKGNTIAWASSGTAGFKGSRKGTPFAAQLATESATKKAQEHGVKQVDVYIKGAGSGRETAVRSLQALGLQVLNIKDVTPIPHNGCRAKKQRRV from the coding sequence ATGGTTACAAAAAGAGGAAAAAAAGGAAAAGTTCGAAGAAAGGTAAAGAAGAATATACCGCATGGTGCTGTTCATATTCAATCAACATTTAATAATACAATTATCACCTTTACCGATTTAAAAGGGAATACAATTGCGTGGGCATCTTCTGGAACAGCAGGATTTAAAGGTTCTCGAAAGGGTACACCTTTTGCAGCACAATTAGCGACTGAATCAGCTACAAAGAAAGCCCAGGAACATGGAGTAAAACAGGTTGATGTTTATATCAAAGGAGCAGGTTCTGGAAGAGAAACTGCTGTTAGGTCACTTCAAGCATTAGGTCTTCAGGTTTTAAATATAAAGGATGTAACTCCAATTCCGCATAATGGTTGTAGGGCTAAGAAGCAAAGGAGAGTTTAG
- the rpsM gene encoding 30S ribosomal protein S13 yields the protein MARIAGVDLQKDKHIDIALTKIHGIGRSLAKAILKETKIDSAHKVKDLTDKEISVIANYIEENIKVEGSLKREVSQNIRRLIEIGCYKGIRHRRGLPVRGQRTHTNARTRKGPRKTVGAKRKKT from the coding sequence TTGGCAAGAATAGCAGGTGTAGACTTACAAAAAGATAAACATATAGATATTGCATTAACTAAAATACATGGGATTGGTAGGTCATTAGCAAAAGCAATACTTAAAGAAACTAAAATTGACTCTGCACATAAAGTAAAAGATTTGACTGATAAGGAGATTTCTGTTATAGCAAACTATATTGAAGAGAATATTAAAGTAGAAGGTAGTTTAAAAAGAGAGGTTTCTCAAAATATAAGGAGATTAATTGAGATAGGGTGCTATAAAGGAATAAGGCATAGGAGAGGTCTTCCTGTTAGGGGACAAAGAACTCACACTAATGCCAGAACAAGAAAAGGTCCAAGAAAGACTGTTGGAGCGAAACGTAAAAAAACTTAG
- the rpmJ gene encoding 50S ribosomal protein L36 encodes MKVKPSVKKICKKCKIIKRKGKVRVICDNPRHKQRQG; translated from the coding sequence ATGAAAGTAAAACCATCTGTTAAGAAAATTTGTAAAAAATGTAAAATAATTAAAAGAAAAGGAAAAGTTAGAGTTATTTGTGATAATCCTCGTCATAAACAAAGACAGGGTTAA
- the infA gene encoding translation initiation factor IF-1: MAKKEGKIEVEGKVLEALPNAMFRVELDSGHKVLAHISGKIRLHYIRILPGDRVIVELSPYDLTKGRIIYRFR; the protein is encoded by the coding sequence ATAGCGAAGAAAGAGGGAAAAATAGAGGTAGAAGGAAAAGTACTGGAGGCTTTACCCAATGCTATGTTTAGGGTAGAGTTGGACAGTGGTCATAAGGTATTAGCTCATATATCTGGTAAGATCAGGTTGCACTATATTCGTATTCTTCCAGGTGATAGAGTTATAGTTGAACTTTCACCCTATGATCTTACTAAGGGAAGAATAATTTATAGATTCAGGTAA